The Streptomyces sp. NBC_00335 DNA window CTTCGCCGCCGGGGGCCGGTGCGGGCGCGGGGGCCGCCGGCCGCGCGTCGGCGAGGTGCTCGACCTCGTCGAACGGGTTCGCCCCCGCCTCGGCGCCCGCGGCTCCCGCGGCGCCACCGGCGAAGGCACCCGGCGCGGTGACACCCGCGGCGTCGGCGCGGGCGCCGGTCTCGGCGGCCAGGGTCACGGCCTGGCCGGCAGTGGCGAGGAGGGTGACCGCGACGGCGGCGGAGAGGAGGGACGTGCGCACGACTCTGTGCTGGGACACCAAGGACTCCTGGCTGGGAGGGGCGGTGAGGGGAAAGTGCGGAACTGCCCTGCTTCGCGCGGTGTTTGGCGGGGATTAACGGCGACCAACACAGCGCGGTGTGAGCTGTAACATAGTAATGTGAAATTGCACTGACAAGACCTGTGCGCCCACCAGTTCGCATCTTCTTGAGGGAGCCCCTGTGCCCGACACCCCCTCCCGCCCCACCACCGGGCTCAACATCGGCAGTCACGACCTGCCGGTATCAGCCGAGTTGTCCCGCTTCATGGCGTCGGACTGGGCGGCCTCCCCGCTACCGGACGCCGCACGCGTCCCCGCGTACGCCGTCACCCCGGCCCGCCGCGCGCGCCTCTCCGCCCGCTTCCCCGGCGAACGGCTGATCATCCCCGCGGGTGAGCTGAAGGTCCGCAGCCACGACTGCGACTACCGGTTCCGCCCGCACAGCGCGTACGCCTGGCTGACCGGGCTCACCGGCGAGGACCAGGTCGGCCACGTCCTGGTCCTGGAGCCGGCCGGCCCGCACGGGCACGAGGCCGTCCTGTACCTGCGCCCGCGCTCACCGCGCACCGGCGGCAACGAGGAGTTCTACCGCGACCGCCGCTACGGGGAGTTCTGGGTCGGCCGCCGCCCCGACCTCGCGGAGGCGGAGCGCCTCTGCGGCATCCGCTGCGCCCACCTGGACGCGCTCGGCTCACCGACGGGGCGCAACGCCGCCGCCGACCCGGAACTGGCCACCGCCCTCTCCGAACTGCGCCTGGTCAAGGACGCCTGGGAGGTGGCCGAGCTGCAGCTCGCCGTCGACCACACCACCGCCGGGTTCGAGGACGTCGTACGGGACCTCCCGCGCGCCCTGGCCCACCCGCGCGGCGAGCGGTGGATCGAGGGGGTCTTCAACCGCCGCGCCCGGGCCGAGGGCAACGGCACCGGCTACGAGACGATCGCCGCGTCGGGCGCGCACGCCTGCGTGCTCCACTGGATCCGCAACGACGGCCGGCTGAACGCGAGCGACCTGCTCCTGATGGACGCGGGCGTGGAGACCGACGGCCTCTACACGGCGGACGTCACCCGCACCCTCCCGCTGTCGGGCCGGTTCTCCCCCGTCCAGCGCCAGGTGTACGAGCTGGTCCTGGCCGCGCAGGACGCGGGCATGGCGGCGCTGCGGCCGGGCGCGAGCTTCCGCGACTTCCACCGGGCCGGCATGCGCGTGATCGCGGAGGGGCTCGCCGAGTGGGGGGTGCTCAAGCACGCCGAGGGCGATCTGCACCGGCGCTACACCCTGTGCAGCAGCGGGCACATGCTCGGGCTCGACGTGCACGACTGCGCGCAGGCGCGCGCGGACACGTACCTGGACGGGGTCCTGGAAGAGGGCCAGGTCCTCACGGTGGAGCCCGGGCTCTACCTCCAGCCCGACGACGAGACCCTCCCGCCGGAGCTGCGCGGCATAGGCGTCCGCATCGAGGACGACCTGGTGATCACGGCCGAAGGCGCCCGGCTGATGTCGGGCGCCCTGCCGCGCACGGTGGCGGGCATCGAGGAATGGATGGGGAACCTGCTGGAGGACGGCGGCCGGTAGCGGGCCGTGGAGCGGGGCGGGCCCCGGCGCGGTCCACCGCGCCCGGGCCTCGCGCCCCGCTGCGCCCGGTCCCGGCAGGCCCGGGTCCGGGCGGTCAGTCAGTCGTTCCAGTTGTTCCCGTTGCGGTAGCCGCCGTCGTTCCGGCCGCCGTCGCCGTCACGCCAGTTGTTGCCGTTGTCGTGGTTCCAGTTGCCGTTGTCGTGGTTCCAACTGTCGTTGTCGTTCCAGTTGTCGTGGTGGTTCCAGTTGTCGTTGTTCCAGCTGTCGTTGTCCCAGTTGCTGTGCCAGCTGTTGTTGTCCCAGTCGTTGTCGTCCCAGCACCAGCTGGGGCGGTCCCCGCGCGAGGTGTCGCAGCAGTAGCGCCACCAGTCGTCCGCGCGCCAGTCGCTGCCACGCCAGTCGGAACACCGATACGTCTGCGGAAGACTCGTGGCAAAGGCACTGCTGACGGGCATCAGGCCGAGCGTGATCCCGGCGGCCCCTGCCACGGCGGCCGCAACGAACCCACGGCGCATAGTCATACACCTCCGAGAATGAAGGGTTGATTGGTCCGGATTACTCCGTTATGAGCCAATTCCACCCTCCCCCCTCCCCTGGCCACTGTCAAAAGCACCCGCTCCCACCAGCGAAAAGGCCTACGGGAGCACCGCGAGCCCGTCCAGCTCGACCAGCGCCTCCTCGTCCCACAGCCGGACCACGCCGATGACCGCCATCGCCGGATACTCCCGGCCCGCCAACCGGCGCCAGATCCGGCCGAGTTCGTGAGCGCGGGCCCGGTAGTCCGCCACGTCCACGGCGTAGACGGTCACCCGCGCCAGCTCGGCCGGCGAGCCGCCCGCCCCCTCCAGCGCCGCCAGCAGGTTCGCCAGCGCCCGCTCGAACTGGTCCGGCAGCGTCTCCCCCACCACCTTCCCCGCCCCGTCGAGGGCCGTCTGCCCGGCCAGGTACACCAGCCGGCTCCCGCTCGCGACGACGGCGTGCGAGAAGCCCGTCGCCGGGGACAGCTCCTCCGGGTTGATCCGCTCCAGGCTCATGCTCCTTCCCCCGCCTTCGGCATCTCCTGCGTCTCCTGCATCTCCCGCGCCTCCCGGTAGAGCTCCTTGGCGATGATCGTGCGCTGCACCTCGCTCGCCCCCTCGTAGATCCTCGGCGCCCGCACCTCCCGGTACAGGTGTTCCAGCAGGTGGCCCCGGCGCAGGGCGGCCGCCCCGTGCAGCTGTACCGCGTGGTCGACGACGTACTGGGCGGTCTCGGTGGCCAGCAGCTTCGCCATGGCCGCCCGCCTCGGCACCTGCGGGGAGCGCGCGTCCGCGTCGTAGGCCTCCGCCGCCGCGTACACGAGGAGCCGGGCCGCCTCGGTCCGGGTGGCCATCTCGGCCACCCGGTGCGCCACGGCCTGCAGGTCGCCCAGTACCCCGCCGAAGGCGGTACGGGCCGCCGTGTGCGCCACCGTCGCGTCCAGGGCGGCCCTGGCCATCCCGACGGCGAAGGCGCCCACGCTGGGGCGGAAGAGGTTCAGGGTGTCCATGGCCACCTTGAACCCCCGGCCCGGCTCCCCCAGCAGGTCGGCCGGGCCCACCGGGACCCCGTCGAAGGCGAGCGCGCCGATCGGGTGCGGGGAGAGCATGTCGAGGGGCTCCCCCGAGAGCCCCGGCCGGTCCGCCGGGACCAGGAAGGCGCTGACCCCCTTGGCCCCCGGGCCCTCGCCGGTGCGGGCGAAGACGGTGTAGAAATCGGCCTCGGGCGCGTTGGAGATCCAGCACTTCTCCCCGCTGAGCCG harbors:
- a CDS encoding aminopeptidase P family protein; its protein translation is MPDTPSRPTTGLNIGSHDLPVSAELSRFMASDWAASPLPDAARVPAYAVTPARRARLSARFPGERLIIPAGELKVRSHDCDYRFRPHSAYAWLTGLTGEDQVGHVLVLEPAGPHGHEAVLYLRPRSPRTGGNEEFYRDRRYGEFWVGRRPDLAEAERLCGIRCAHLDALGSPTGRNAAADPELATALSELRLVKDAWEVAELQLAVDHTTAGFEDVVRDLPRALAHPRGERWIEGVFNRRARAEGNGTGYETIAASGAHACVLHWIRNDGRLNASDLLLMDAGVETDGLYTADVTRTLPLSGRFSPVQRQVYELVLAAQDAGMAALRPGASFRDFHRAGMRVIAEGLAEWGVLKHAEGDLHRRYTLCSSGHMLGLDVHDCAQARADTYLDGVLEEGQVLTVEPGLYLQPDDETLPPELRGIGVRIEDDLVITAEGARLMSGALPRTVAGIEEWMGNLLEDGGR
- a CDS encoding RidA family protein; this encodes MSLERINPEELSPATGFSHAVVASGSRLVYLAGQTALDGAGKVVGETLPDQFERALANLLAALEGAGGSPAELARVTVYAVDVADYRARAHELGRIWRRLAGREYPAMAVIGVVRLWDEEALVELDGLAVLP
- a CDS encoding acyl-CoA dehydrogenase family protein; translated protein: MTRFTGFALGTDQEEWCARLRALAAERLRPLAEKGEPGRVNRPLLAALGEEGLLGRVFTSGALDLCLLRESLAYGCTEAETALALQGLGAYPVLRSGSDAQRERWLPGVRAGRTVAAFALSEPGAGSDAGALALEAVPGAVPEGAGGGRGWRLSGEKCWISNAPEADFYTVFARTGEGPGAKGVSAFLVPADRPGLSGEPLDMLSPHPIGALAFDGVPVGPADLLGEPGRGFKVAMDTLNLFRPSVGAFAVGMARAALDATVAHTAARTAFGGVLGDLQAVAHRVAEMATRTEAARLLVYAAAEAYDADARSPQVPRRAAMAKLLATETAQYVVDHAVQLHGAAALRRGHLLEHLYREVRAPRIYEGASEVQRTIIAKELYREAREMQETQEMPKAGEGA